In the Fundulus heteroclitus isolate FHET01 chromosome 23, MU-UCD_Fhet_4.1, whole genome shotgun sequence genome, cgctcacggtctaatttcagcataaTTAGACCAAAAGGCTCTGACGAGAACTTTCCTGGTTGGAGTTAGTGGGttgttgtgctaatttaccccattcatctTCCCCGGTATGTTTCCTATTATTCAGCCGATTGTGGATACAGTTGTCCAATTGAATAAGTTGCCTTACcaaattaaatgtcagtttttagtcttaaatttctaaataaatgcgatttatagtccggtgcgacttatatGTTTTCTCCTCTTTATGACATTTCTCAGAGTTTTAGTCCAAAAATTACGGTACCTTGTCTTTCCTATTtgggtgtttaaaaaaaaaaatcagaatggcaaaaaatttaaacaggaaaaattacatacaaaaatgttttttatcgaAATTCAAGACATAATTATAAAATGGAGTTTGTCACTTTGATGTTTAATTCAATGCAATACATGATTACCGTGGCCACAGCAGgtacacagcaacaacaacataaCGTAACATTTTAAGCAGACAATATCTCGTCTCTTTTGCAAAGCAAAATAAGCACTGAACACCAGAAAGTTTACAAGAAACATATTTGCTGCCTTTTTTCATACTTATGCTTACAATTCTAGTTTGTACTCATTTTTGACTGTCACACAATAATGTTAATTTTCTTTACTCTTGCAGCATAGAGACACTTAGTTGCACGGTCAGCAAGGTCCCATTTTCACCCTGAAAACAAATTTATCAAATATCAGAACCTGAgaccaaatataaaatttatGCTATATGGCTTCATATAACTtttaaatggacaaaaaaaagaaattacaagtTTAGcgcaaacattttaatatacaCCTAACCATATACATAATTGTGTTAGTGTTCATCATAAGAAGTGAATGTTGAAATGCCAGTTCAAATTCTTAGTTATCCAGGTCATGACAGcagcaaacaggtttaaatagGAGGCAACCAGCcttcgatttaagcctgtttgttaTTGAAAGTAGAAATATTCCATATTTCTGCtaatttttataatattttacaaGAAACTAAGTCTTAATTCTagattttacaaaatattttttaccagCAGATAAGGTTTAGAAAATTAAACCTATAAcaatttagaaacaaaataataagCTTACCTTCAATCTCTAGAGAATATAAGAACTGCAATCACAATCAAGCATAGACCCAGCAGCAAACCAAGTACAATGAGAACAGGTTTCTCATGTGCTCCTGACAAAAGAGAGTCAGATaaatatcagattttatttgtgttttttaattaaatttgtttCTGACAAAACTAATTCACCTGCATACGAAGctgcaaataaataattatttagttAGTTCAATGGATTTAGAAtaatttgaactgaattgatGGCATGCACAGTTTTCGAGAAATACAGTCAACtagcattttctttctttgcttctACGTTACCAAAGAAATTTCCAAAAGTAATTCTATGAAAGAAGTTtgggattttgttaaaaatttgATTCCTAAGGTAACATTAATTGCTATAATAATCTAAGGCTATGTCTAGGTGATTAAACTTTTTTCCCTCTGAAATATTCAAGTAAATTTTGAATTCATAAACACAAAGAAAGGAAACTTATAAAGAGCCTATCTTTAATTAATATGACATAGATTTGTGTACCGTATAACCAAGAATTTACTCTGTGATGATAAAATGTTCCATAAATTAagcaatatttgtttttaaataacaaaatctaCCAATTTTaatgttcgttttttttttatctaagttGGCTTATTGACAGCTGAAGCAGCTTTCTGCTAGAAACGGAAATGTTAACAGaatcaaaatgtaaagaaatagaGTGAATATTTCTAAGTAGGTACAATTTATTATACATACTTGTCTCTACTTTAGTCCCTTCTCCAAACAAGATCTCTCCACACGTGACCACAGCGCAGTAGTATATCCCAGTATCTGAGGAGGTCCGAATAGTTTTGGACAGTCGGTGGACACAGCTGCTTTTGTGAGTGTCACTGCTGTTCTTGTGAGTGTAAATGAAGCTTAGATGGGATTCTCCTGATCCCACTCTGAACCAGTGCACATCGTATTTAGCTGAACATTGACTGGAGACCACAGGAGTCTTGGAGAGAAGAGAACAGTGGAGAGTAACCATGTCACCCTCCTGGACTGATGCTGTCTCTGGAGTTTGTTTGACACGAGTCACTGTTTCTCTGTTACAATCTAGGGtgcgtaaaaaaataaactaattaataacaacaacaacaatattcaAACCTTAGCTGACCTCAAATGatctgtttgattttacataACAGAGCTTACCGTTCACGGCCAAGTAGATACCAGCAgcaaaactttgaaaataaGCAGTCCCGTTTTGACATAAATATGCCGCTTCATCCTCCTTACTGATGTTTTTGATGGTAAGAGAGTACTGAGATGCTCCCTCGGCTAGGTTAAAGCGATTGTTCTTAAATTGTTCAGTCAATTTTAGCCCAGCTATACTTGCTGAAGCGACAGTCTGCATCATATGTCCAAGTGGCTGCTTGTACCAGTGGAAGAATTTGCCTCCCGTATTTGAAACTGGACAATGCAAAGTAACATTCCCGCCAATGTCAACCACTTTGAAAGGGATCTGAGGAGGATCTTCGTTAGTTTGAGTGACagctaaaaaagaaacaaaatattataaatgttaaacgACAATGATCGCATAGCTTTGCAATGCACAAATGAACTGAACATGTAAATATCTCTAGATACCTTGTCTACCAagtatgaataaattaaataaaagttttacttACAAACTATAGTAAGAAGAACCAGAGCAGACAGTCTTTTAGTCATTGTGGTAAAAATCACTAGTCTAACACAGTTCATTCCTTCCTCCTTAAATGAAGGTTTAGTCACAAGGTCTGCAATGTGTTCAAAGGACAAAAACTTCTGATTGGCTCAAAACTAAAAAGTTCACACCCTTCAAAAATAAGCCAATCCATTAGTCAGTATCAAGTGAACATAAACTGTTagatcattttaaaactataGATATCCTAAGcaatttttctttactttgaaagaaaactaaatagcTTAAACAATGTTGAAGCCCTAccctaattttaatttaaaaatgttagatgtttttaaatttttgtcatCAGGTTCCTAAATAGTCTGACATTCAGACTGACAATCAACCTTTTAAGAACAACATTTTGTTTATGTTCACTATGATCCACCTTAAACGTTTTGATGAAAAAGCACAAGTTGATAACTATATTTTAATTAACAATATAATTTCTGGAGCAATTTTTAAGCTTTACTTCTGTAATTGCAGCAGCTAGCTTTAGCTAAACACTTAGTAAATAAATTATCCTCAAAGTCATTTATAAtttcccttagagatagggtgaggagctcagtcatccggggaggactcagagtagagccgctgctcctccacgtcgagaggagccagttgaggtggctcgggcatctggtcaggacgCCTCCTGGACGcttccctggagaggtgttccgggcacgtgccaccgggaggaggcccaggggaagacccaggacacgctggagggactatgtctcccggctggcctgggaacgccttgggattcctcctgaggagctggcccaagtggccggggagagggacgtctgggcctccctactgaagctgctacccccgccacccgaccccagataagcggaagaagaagGACGGACGGACGAACGGACATTTATAATTTTCTACTGCGGTCCACTTTTATCCCTCAAACTTTATCAGTGTCTTAAATAGACAATCTCTTATTCCATTGCTGTTATCGCCTCCATATAATCTGGAATGAAACTGTTCACAACCTGTCAGATCAACAGAAATGGTTGCCAGAACTCAAATCAAGGTAAATATCCCATTTGGGGTACCAAAGGGTTGCGGGTGTTATTGGATTATTATCCTAAAGTCACTATGACCTGACGCCACATGGACATGGGAGCTCTGGAGACACGAGAACTGCATATGAGCTCCACAGTGCTCTGATTGCCAAGGTCAAAGTTGGTGCATTTGCTGTGCGGGATAGTGAATAGGAtatgactgtctttgttttgtcgaccttggttactgaacaggcctaaagttaaaataatgtgtgcataggaacctaaaacaggccagACTTGATTAgttgaatcctaaattgtagacaAATGCTAACCCTTTGATCTTGTGGGTTAAAACTCTATGGTGAAGCATTCATGCTGATTattactaaaagttccagcatgGGGAaacaagtggggggggggggtcccacATTATGATTATAACGATTATGAATACGTGAAGAAGACACAAAGGAACCATGTGATgagtgtcatgatgcagcctgaaggctgcatccTGAACATTTCTCGCTCCGtctccagtgcagccctgattgggaacacctgtcaggctgcaatcaccatggactcattccacctgctcacatcactatataaactcacctcagtttgtccatggTCACCGGTTCGTCTGCAGTCTTCtgaccatcatgcctgtcctgttcccGTTCgtctcctggtcctggtcctggtcctgttcctgtctgctccggtctgttcctgtctgccagttcctgcacCTCTACAACTCCATCTGTTAAAATGACTCTGGCTTCATCACCCACAACCTGCTGtctcaataaactctggaagccaactctgtgtgtgtatgtgtgctgtgtccgggttcatccaagacaaattaTGACAATGAGTCGTCTTAATTTCCTGTTAGGTAGGTGATCACATGGATAAAACATTATCTCTGTGATCAAAGGGGTGGAATGTTATTGGATTATTATCCTAAAGTCACCATGACATGACGCCACTCGGACATGGGGGCACTGGAGACACAAGAACTGCATATCAACTTCACTGTCCGCTGATTGCCAAGGCCAATGCTTGCGTATTTACTGTGCAGGATAATGATTGTCTAGGATGACTGCCTTTGATTTGTCTCACGACAAGGCCGCTATCACGTAGGCCTATTAGTGAGAGGCGAAAGCAGAGGGGAGACAGAAAAATGTCAGAGTGGCTGCAGACGACCGTGGGACTTCCATCTAAGTAATCTCAGCTCCGTTTCTCAAATAAAGTGCTGAAACTTGACCACTtcaccgtttccttattcaTTTGAGGTCATTTATTGTTTGACTTTCCTACCACACGGGGGCAACAtgtccaggagggaaacccagataTCCGTCTCCCCAGCGACATCCTCTGGCAGATTTTGGgggatcccaaggtgttcctAGGCTGACGAGATGTACAGTCCCTTGTAGCAAGTTATGGGTCTGCCTCGAGGCCTGAAAAACCTCTAAAGAAAGGCTTCCTGATAGGCTGTCCAAGCCACCTAAACTGACTTTTGTGAAAGGAGTCAGTTGCAGAGAAGTGTCGGCTGTATTTGAATCTCCCCCCGAATGGCAGGATTCCTTACCCCAACTCTAACGCTAAGCCCGGCCACCCTTCAGAGGAAGCAATTTATATCCACTTGTATCCAGGTAAAGTGTTTTATCAGGCGTGGTATCAATTATGGTATCAAGCAGTACCACAATATCTCCTACAATATGTATGTTCACAACTTACACATTTATATTTTGGTATCACTCCTTGATAACAGTCCACCACAGGCACTGAATCAGAGTATCCAAAAACATGGGAGTGCATGGGTCAACGttattttcagctgtttgtAGCAAAGATGGACATTTGTTTTCCCAAATGTGCAAGATCGGAAATCAAAACAAAGAGCCTGCAAAGGaaagcaaaaaaacatattaaaaaaatggatcaCATTGCTTCAGTCATGTTTATGaagaacagaatttaaaatctTGTCAATGGTCTATAAAGCACTAAATTGTCTAAATCCATTTCAGAGTTGTTTGCACGATATGAACCATGTGGACCCATACTCCAGGCTATCAGATACTGTGTTTTCACCAGaattacacacacatacatacatttagttcctatgctccccAAATCCGGAAGCAACTGCTGAGATGTCCAGAAAttgttgattattttaaatcaggACAAGAAACCTTACTTTTTACTGCAGGATATACATATGGTTCAAAGATAGCTTTATCATTTAAATCATGCTGTAGATGTTATTTGCTTAGATTTTgacattaaatgtttattttttttctctgcttatGCTCACACTTTTATATGATgcaatgtttgtctttttgacataacatttttttttttttaggtctttctttttttcttcctggaaagCACTTTGATTACCCTTTGTACAAATGATGCTATGCAAATAAAATTGATATGccttgtttaaaatgtccttttcaatatttttcaatattcaattaaattttatccaCAGTATAtaacaccaattcacaacagatgtcatctcaaggtactttataAAGTCAGTTTATCCTGCCTTTAGCTAAGCAGATGACAGTGGGTGGAAAAAAGGAGGATCAAAAATAAAGACTCTTTATTGTCAACATGTTTAACAATAAtgacatttcaatctgaaagaaagaaagaaaaggcaattagaagaattttattgatacaatattttaagagtttggcgctcagacctcggcaggaaaaattcacgctgaattatacttcaatatgcataagcaggcgtatgagaatagggatatttccccccaggtctgaaactggtggtggagtggggatacataaagtttgttcagtccatatgctgaattgtttgagctagatgtccaacttgataaacacaggtttgcatgaactgtccatgatgagcaagcatgaagcgactgtggagaggaaaaactcccctttgggaagaaacctctggcagaaccaggctcagcatggcggtcttctgccggaccgttttaaagAGTGACTGgaaattccataagagtccaggaggaattacactctcattgggacgaggttgaaggaggaccgtaggaaagccaggcggagcttggtacgatggtggagaaggggatggaggtgggttgaaaccggtcgacagagtccaaaccggaaacggcgcagccaccgcttgctcgctgaggagaaggccgagacgaggatgtggagttctttttaagatgaacccaggatgctgattggcttcgaggaggagcagttcaaagctgattgcttgtgtcggaggcggatgagtccctgattgatggaggtaggcaatagagtttcttcagtctgaattttcgcttaagctgcattttggtgagacaccggtTCAGAATGCACAGATTGCACGTAACACGCAGGcacaacaagacataatgttttcacttttttattgcACCAACATTTCCTGAAAGCTTAAAGTATACTAATAGGCCTTAGCATTTGATAAGATTCATGTTCGAATCAATAAGACATTACGTAGTAACTTTACAGATGATGTAGATTACTGTGCAGTTGCGCGAGTATCAGATGAATGCTCACTGAGAAGTTAAAAGGTGTGCAAACAGTCGTTATCAGACATGTTCAAGTTAAATGTTGCTTGAGTTTACATAATTATATAAGACACTGTGCAATTAATTTAAATCTTCAAGTTAAagaactgtgcaatttgcatggataTCTAAACAAACACTGCCTGGGATAGTGTGCTAATACGTAGTAGTAGGGAGAGACGGTGTAAATAATTCTCCtcagatcaagaacctgtggaaccagtagttttttttaagcatgtaACAGACCgtgaactgggctggtggttaAATTGATTCTCAGCAGTGGGTGAGAGCCCTCGCAGCCTTGGggaataaactgtttttaagtctattagttGGGCTGCCTGGCGGTTTTCATTTCTGTGCTCCACTCCATTAATTGGAATGAGCTTCCCTTAAGACTCGGCCTTACCCCTCATTACCTCTACTAGTTCCACTTGGTATCATACCTTTTAATACCTGCCTTCCACAACCATTCTCTGTCTTCAAGCCTAGTGCGAGTTACTTTTCTAGTGTTAGTGTGCATCACCGTTTATGactagtttttcttgtttatgttCATTCCCTGTTTGCCTTTCTCTCGCTGAATATCTCATCTGCTTTCCTACTTCTGGACACAACCCTGGACTGTTTTTTGAGTCCTACTTTGCCCCTTAGACTGTTCTGCCTGTTCTGCTCTCCTAATCCTGCATGTTCAGCCCATCACCAGCCTGTTCAGCCTGGCATCCCCACTGGGAGAAGCCTGTCAGCAGTTTCCTTCTCATCTTGGACTCTTGTCTGTTATCTCCactcttgtgtttgttttattttacaacagACCTTTTGAACACAACACCATGTCTGGTTCGAATAACAGGTTCTTTGTTCTGTGCACTGCAGAGTGGGTTCTCCTGGACTTTTACTGTTGTTGTCCCATACTTTTTGTAACATAAGGTTGTTATGTATTTAGTAGTTGTTCATTTGTCAAATGCTTGTTTTCTCCTTGGTACTTCTTTGCATTTTCTGACTATGAGTAGTTATGGTTGTAATAATTGTAGTTCAGGCTGTCTCAGTTTAgtttgtcaaaataaataaggctttgtaatatttttggaACTACCTCGTTTGCTCACCTACATAGAAGAAAGGCATCTCAAGCAAACAGCAGTTGAAAACTCTGTTATTATTTAATTCAACTAATTAAATaagttttaacttttaattatgTTAAATGTAGAATATTCATTATAGAAAGAGCTTAAAGATAACAACTGTATACTTTACTGCAATTGCCAATTCAAATCTTTGTATGCACACACAGCATAGGAATTACAGTAAACATTTCAAGTCTTGCAGCTTGTTGCTGGTATGCAATTAAACGCATGTgataatttgtcattttaactTGTATAACGGACCAGTGTGAAGGTGTGACTGTAGCCTCAGGtaaataacatatttaatcaCCAGCTAAGCCAAGCATTTTCACATTATTGTGCTATAATTGTCACAACTCAGAACTACCCCAGATAGACATGCACCactgaaacaaaattaatttcactACGATTACAAACGTTTTTGCAGCAACAATCATATAATATAATTTCTTGATGTCATGCAACGCTAAGGAGACACTGTCAGCAATCATTAGGATTCACTCACCTTGCCATGCTTTGAGAGGCTTCCTTTTAAAAGTTCTGCAAATAGTTATTTGACCAAATGGGGGCACTCAGTCTATGTATAAAGCATTGGATCTTAAGCCTAAGATGGTCAGAAAATCAAAGTATGGTAGAAGTAGAAACAAGATAGTTGCATCACCGTAAAAGTGTATTTACTTACATCATAGCAGTAAACGTGACACCCTTCCTCCGAATACACACAATGGATGTAATGGGGACATGTTTCATAGTTTTGAATTGGTTTATTACATGTCCTACTTACCAGGTTGGAACCGTTGTTCCTATTGTGAATTGAAAAGTTGacagtggtggcctagtggttagagcacagagcttcggtcccagaggttctgaattcaactcccacaagctgccattgtGGGTCCCTgtgcaagacccttaacccccaattgctccccaggcgccgcacaggggcagcccactgctccccaaggggatgggttaagatgcagaagtgaatttctccattgtgagatcaataaagttcaattatttttattttattttacaagctGAAACTGATGCTACAACTAATGTACCTAATTTGTGCTTAATTTAAACTGCCTCTTTTAAAACTGCCTCACTTGTCAAAAAATAATGACCAATTTTAAACATGTAATTACcattgaaatataaaataaaagtagcaaATGTTTAGAGTGTAGGAAAAGCATCTGTAATGCTGACCAAgatgaaccaagtagtaaacattacagTCTAATAGCCGCTGGAGGACGCTCTAGGCATATGAAAACTATATACCGCtcttgtaccacttaaaaaattaattaaaacattaacaacaaagactgaacatatgtacatatgttgtttcactgtttcagtctgcattcatgcAGCGTAGcattgcgtggtgcagctcaaaGGAAACGGACCGAGACAAAACCCTGTTATTaggctgtccgtgaagctaataacaggtagcgctagcttacaggtctgttgtcccggcggtttacaacttcgctgatgcacgtcagctttatgttgctctgaaacacctgtcatactgttagcttagcacgtagcacggTTACACTCATGGTCTAATTTCAGCCCAATTAGACTGAAATGCTCTGACAAGAACTTTCCCGGTTGGAGTTGGTGGCTTCttgtgctaatttaccccattcatcctcccgggtattttttgtattattcagccaattgtggatgcagctgtgcaattgaataaattgccttaccagattaaataaatgtcagttttcagtcttggattgtgtgaaatacatttttaaataaatgtgacttatagtctggtGTGACTTTTAGTCCGAAAAGTACGGCaccttgtctttcccatttgggtgtttaaaaaaaaaagaacattcaaaatggcaaaaaatgtaaacaggaacaaatacattaaataaattcaagACATAATTATAAAATGGAGTTTGTCACTTTGATGTTTAATTCAATGCAATACATGATTACCGTGGCAGCAGCAggtacacaacaaaaacaacataatgtaacattttaagcAGACAATTTCTCGTCTCTTTTGCAAAGCAAAATAAGTACTGAACACAAGAAAGTTTACAAGAAACATATTTGCTGCCTTTTTTCATACTTATGCTTACAATTCTAGTTGGTACTTATTGTTGACAGtcataaaataatgttaattttatttactcTTGCAGCATAGAGAAACTCCGTTGCACTGTCAGCAAGGTCCCATTTTCATcctgaaaacaattttttaatcaaatttcagAACCTGTgaccaaatataaaatatatgttaTATGGCTTTATATAACTTTTCAtcgacaaaaacaaacaaaaaaagaaattacaagtTTTCGTGCACACATTTTCATATACACCTAACCATATACGTATGTGTGTTAGTGTTTTGTTTATTGAAATTAGTCATACGAAGTGAATGTTGAAATGACGTAGTAACTTTACAGATGATGTATATTAATTCAAATTCTTAGTTATCCAGTTCATGTCAGTAGCTGGTTGCCTCCGATAtaagcctgtttttgttattgaAAGTAGAAATATTCCATATTTCTGTAACCTATAACaattaagaaacaaaagaataagCTTACCTTCAATCTCTAGAGAATATAAGAACTGCAATCACAATCAAGCATAGACCCAGCAGCAAACCAAGTACAATGAGAACAGGTTCCAGATGTGCTCCTgataaaaaagagacagataagattttatttatctgcttttttaattacatttgtttCTGACAAAACTAATTCACTTGCATAagaataattatataaataattatttagttGAATGGATCTACAATAATTTGAACTGAAATGATGGCACAACACAATTTTTGAGAAATCCACTCAACtagcattttctttctttgtgtctACGTTACCAACATTTTTCCCCAAAGTTAATTCTATGAAAGAAGTTTGGCATTTTGTCAAAAATTTGATTCCTAAGGTAACATTAATTGCTATAATAATCTAAGGCTACTTCTAGGTGATTAAACTTTTTTCCCTCTGAAATATTCAAGTAGAATTTTAATTCATAAACACAAAGAAAGGAAACTTATAAAGAGCTGATCTTTAATTAATATGTCATAGATGTGCGTACCATATAACCTAGAATTTACTCTGATGATAAAATGTTCCATAAATTaagcaatattttttataaagcacAAAATATACCAATTTtaatattggatttttttatcTACGTTAGCTCATTGACAGCTGAAACCGTTTTCTGCTGGAAAACGAAATCTTAACAGaatcaaaatgtaaagaaatagaGTGAATACTTCTAAGTAGGTACAATTTATTATACATACTTGTCTCTACTTTAGTCCCTTCTCCAAACAAGATCTCTCCACACGTGACCACAGCACAGTAGTATATCCCAGTATCTGAGGAGTTCCTAATAGATTGGGACAGTCGGTGGACACAGCTGCTTTTATGAGCGTCACTGCTGTTCTTGTGAGTGTAAATGAAGCTTAGATGGGATTCTCCTGATCCCACTCTGAACCAGTGCACATCGTATTTAGCTGAACATTGACTGGAGACCACAGGAGTCTTGGAGAGAAGAGAACAGTGGAGAGTAACCATGTCACCCTCCTGGACTGATGCTGTCTCTGGAGTTTGTCTGACACTGAGTCACTGTTTCTCTGTTACAATCTAGAgcgcagttaaaaaaaaacaaaaaactaattaatAACAAGAACTATAATATGCAAATCTTGTCTGACCTCAAATGatctgtttgattttacataACAGAGCTTACCGTTCACGACCAAGTAGATACCAGCAGCAAAACTTTGAGAATAAGCAGTCCCGGTTTGACATAAATATGCCGCTTCATCCTCCTTACTGATATTTGTGATGGTAAGAGAGTGCTGAGATGCTCCCTTGGTTACGTTAAAGCGATTGTTGTTAAATTGTTCAGTCAATTTTTTCGCACCTAAATTTACTGAAGCGACAGTCTCCATCATATGTCCAAATGGTTGCTTGTACCAGTAGAAGAAGCTGTCTTCCTTATTTGAAACTGGACAATGCAAAGTAACATTTCCGCCGACGTCAACCACTTTGAAAGGGATCTGAGGAGGATCTCCGTTAGTTTGAGTGAGAgctaaaaaattaataaaataatgaaaatgttaaaCGACAACGATCGCATAGCTTTACACTGCATAATTGAACTGAACATGTAAACTTCTCTACCTTTGTCTACCAAGTATGAACAAATTAAGTAAAAGTTATACTTACAAACTATAGTAAAAAGAACCAGAGCAGACAGTCTTTTAGTCATTGTGGTAAAAATCACTAGTCTAACACAGTTCATTCCTTCCTCACTAAATGGAGGTTTAGTCACAAGATCTGCAATGTGTTCAAAGTACAAAAACTTCTGATTGGCTCAAAACTGAAAAGTTCACTCCCTTCAAAAATAAGCCAATCCATGAATGAATTTAGTCAGTATCAAGTGAGCATGAACTGttgttaaatcatttaaaaaaataccaaacaatttttgttaactatgaaaaaaaaaacaaataacataaaCCACATTAAAGCGCTACCCTaagtttcattaaaatatatagattatttttttctttttttgtcatcagCTTCCTAAATAGTCTGGCACAGACCATAATCAAAATGTTAGACCCAATAGGTTGATTTTCAGTCATTATAATCTACCTTAAAAGTCttgattaaaaaacacaagttgataccatattttcatttacatcagGGTGGGGGTAAATTATAAACTGATGACTGCTTGCGTGTCCCTGATTGTCGGACAACCTGAGTTCTATCTAGAATGGCAAAAACTAGAATATCAATAATTTTGGTTGAATACAAC is a window encoding:
- the LOC105936659 gene encoding uncharacterized protein LOC105936659; amino-acid sequence: MTKRLSALVLLTIVSVTQTNEDPPQIPFKVVDIGGNVTLHCPVSNTGGKFFHWYKQPLGHMMQTVASASIAGLKLTEQFKNNRFNLAEGASQYSLTIKNISKEDEAAYLCQNGTAYFQSFAAGIYLAVNDCNRETVTRVKQTPETASVQEGDMVTLHCSLLSKTPVVSSQCSAKYDVHWFRVGSGESHLSFIYTHKNSSDTHKSSCVHRLSKTIRTSSDTGIYYCAVVTCGEILFGEGTKVETRAHEKPVLIVLGLLLGLCLIVIAVLIFSRD